The Micromonospora sp. Llam0 genome includes a window with the following:
- a CDS encoding pitrilysin family protein, with translation MTAAADIAGRAVDHDIQVLTRHRPGAEITTVSVWILAGARDETTPGTAHLFEHLVMQAVPPGRTMRVIDEIESYGGEGNAITARDYVVLYARVPTVDALPVLDLLAEAATVTEFDPVLIEAERRVVLEELRLAEADPTDIVHDVFFAAVYGDHPMGRPVGGAPADVLRLTAADVAAWSRRHLQAGRVAVVVTGGVTPAAVTAATARSALAGLSVPHQRARTVRPATEPLPLPPPLPFPLPSTAAGVPARRLDHPLPGDTAVVVLGGPAFALADPRLAAAEVVMELFAGGNTSVLVERLRTDLGLSYDIWGDLSGYADTGVWRIAITTAIEHRDEVARLAADLIRSAVADGWSDARVAVARRRAAGLVRLDAETSLDETLLLGRHALLGGSAGWSVAEYADRIAAAAPQQVHDAAVSMADQLVVATAGG, from the coding sequence GTGACCGCCGCCGCCGACATCGCCGGGCGGGCGGTGGACCACGACATCCAGGTGCTGACCCGCCACCGGCCGGGTGCCGAGATCACCACCGTGTCGGTGTGGATTCTCGCCGGGGCCCGCGACGAAACCACCCCCGGCACCGCCCACCTGTTCGAACACCTGGTCATGCAGGCGGTGCCGCCCGGCCGGACGATGCGGGTCATCGACGAAATCGAATCGTACGGCGGCGAGGGCAACGCGATCACCGCTCGGGACTACGTGGTGCTGTACGCGCGGGTCCCGACGGTCGACGCGCTGCCCGTACTGGACCTGCTCGCCGAGGCCGCGACGGTCACCGAGTTCGACCCGGTCCTCATCGAGGCCGAGCGTCGGGTGGTGCTCGAGGAGTTGCGCCTGGCTGAAGCCGACCCCACCGACATCGTCCACGACGTGTTCTTCGCCGCCGTGTACGGCGACCACCCGATGGGCCGGCCGGTCGGCGGCGCTCCCGCCGACGTGCTGCGGCTCACCGCCGCCGACGTCGCCGCCTGGTCCCGCCGCCATCTCCAGGCCGGACGAGTCGCCGTCGTGGTCACCGGCGGCGTCACCCCTGCGGCCGTGACCGCTGCGACCGCGCGGAGCGCCCTCGCCGGCCTGTCCGTACCGCATCAGCGTGCCCGCACCGTCCGGCCTGCGACCGAGCCGCTCCCGCTTCCACCCCCGCTTCCGTTCCCGTTGCCGTCCACGGCTGCCGGCGTACCGGCACGGCGGCTGGATCATCCGCTGCCCGGCGACACTGCGGTCGTGGTGCTCGGCGGACCCGCGTTCGCCCTGGCCGATCCGCGGCTCGCCGCCGCCGAGGTGGTCATGGAACTGTTCGCCGGGGGCAACACGTCCGTCCTCGTCGAACGGCTGCGTACCGATCTGGGGCTGTCCTACGACATTTGGGGCGATCTCAGCGGTTACGCCGATACCGGCGTCTGGCGGATCGCGATCACCACCGCCATCGAGCACCGCGACGAGGTAGCCCGGCTCGCCGCCGACCTCATCCGGTCGGCGGTGGCGGATGGCTGGAGCGACGCCCGGGTGGCGGTGGCCCGACGACGCGCCGCCGGGCTGGTCCGGCTCGACGCCGAGACCTCCCTCGATGAGACTCTTCTGCTGGGCCGGCACGCTCTGCTGGGTGGCAGCGCCGGCTGGTCGGTGGCCGAGTACGCCGACCGGATCGCAGCCGCCGCCCCGCAGCAGGTCCACGACGCCGCCGTGTCCATGGCGGACCAGCTGGTGGTGGCCACCGCCGGCGGGTGA
- a CDS encoding DUF6406 domain-containing protein translates to MPSYPDVLVVRNNTQVNMGTFSLGAAGANPQRPATAQVVVAYPGTADSTTHLLRLGETFPIGAESWYFAGAHFENAGRWRVTVRRLAPGEAPPVVDESTAVTGWRPAQRQPFGQLDEGRLQALEQALERPLPWAYRDWLSQTNGMQPVEPQWVPGAPFTLFPGRPLLGVHPEYPAFDLLTAEREWRVGKLSMDFVVIAVPMEGLLLLRLAEPRPGSVGFLPKDLLAGPGTPDVIAWRERQVVTTSMGWSFGDFLGRLTPLDAPGVA, encoded by the coding sequence GTGCCTTCGTACCCTGATGTACTAGTGGTCCGGAACAACACACAGGTGAACATGGGTACGTTCAGCCTCGGTGCGGCGGGGGCGAACCCGCAGCGGCCGGCGACTGCGCAGGTGGTGGTTGCCTATCCCGGGACTGCCGATTCGACGACGCACCTGCTGCGGCTTGGCGAGACCTTCCCGATCGGTGCCGAAAGCTGGTACTTCGCTGGGGCGCATTTCGAGAACGCTGGTCGGTGGCGGGTCACGGTGCGGCGGCTGGCGCCGGGTGAGGCGCCGCCGGTGGTGGACGAGTCGACGGCGGTGACGGGGTGGCGGCCGGCGCAGCGGCAGCCGTTCGGGCAGCTGGACGAGGGGCGGCTGCAGGCACTGGAGCAGGCGCTGGAGCGCCCGCTTCCCTGGGCCTACCGGGATTGGTTGTCTCAGACGAACGGCATGCAGCCGGTGGAGCCGCAGTGGGTGCCGGGTGCGCCGTTCACCCTGTTCCCGGGGCGTCCGCTGCTGGGTGTGCACCCGGAGTATCCGGCGTTCGACCTGCTGACCGCTGAGCGGGAGTGGCGGGTCGGGAAGTTGTCGATGGACTTCGTTGTCATCGCGGTCCCGATGGAGGGTCTGCTGCTGCTTCGGCTGGCGGAACCCCGCCCGGGCAGCGTCGGCTTCCTGCCGAAGGACCTGCTGGCCGGCCCGGGGACGCCGGATGTGATCGCCTGGCGGGAGCGGCAGGTGGTCACTACCAGCATGGGCTGGTCGTTCGGCGACTTCCTTGGCCGGCTCACCCCGCTCGACGCACCAGGCGTAGCGTGA